In one window of Thermodesulfobacteriota bacterium DNA:
- a CDS encoding glutamate synthase-related protein has protein sequence MNAALQSETGPEGTAHSGRPEVRVTPSRFRNAIGKYIVRRSKECIACGKCADICPYGVHEFAGKTMARPKDYRCIGAACENNDFYCVRQCPQNALSVRLNPILEVLGDKRWTPELLISTWYMAETGEVPPGDIEYKIGDSGGGFDRIEFCFPPGREPDAVPDDEVSLRIPLNRRNDGRPEVEIDMPVYGGGMSYGSISLSVMIARARAYQAWNSFTCTGEGGYPEELYPYDDHVITQVATGLFGVREDTIQRVRIVEFKYAQGAKPGLGGHLLGDKVTPAVAKMREAVPGNALFSPFPFHSVYSVEDHKKHVDWIKHINPRALVSVKVSTPTDVDMVAVGSYHAGANIIHLDGSYGGTGAAPDIAKKNIAMPIEYAIVKVHNFLKEEGIRDEMTLIVSGGIRTAYDVAKAIALGADGVVVGTSELVAVECIRCAACESGRGCARGIATTDPELSKLIDEDWATQRLINLFAAWRRQLIEILRKLGMRDIRELVGRTDCLKHFDYE, from the coding sequence ATGAACGCAGCCTTGCAATCAGAAACCGGACCGGAGGGGACTGCTCATAGTGGCAGGCCGGAAGTAAGGGTTACGCCGTCACGCTTCCGAAATGCCATCGGTAAGTACATAGTCCGCCGGAGTAAGGAGTGTATCGCGTGCGGCAAGTGTGCCGATATTTGCCCGTACGGCGTACATGAATTCGCCGGCAAGACGATGGCGCGTCCTAAAGATTATCGCTGTATCGGGGCTGCCTGTGAGAATAATGATTTTTACTGTGTCCGTCAGTGTCCGCAGAACGCCCTTTCCGTCCGGTTGAACCCGATACTGGAGGTACTCGGCGACAAAAGGTGGACGCCCGAACTTCTCATCAGCACCTGGTATATGGCGGAGACCGGCGAGGTCCCTCCGGGGGATATCGAGTATAAAATAGGAGATTCCGGGGGCGGTTTTGACCGTATTGAGTTCTGCTTTCCTCCCGGAAGGGAACCGGATGCGGTCCCGGATGACGAGGTTTCCCTGCGTATCCCTTTAAATAGACGCAACGACGGTCGTCCGGAGGTAGAGATTGATATGCCGGTGTACGGAGGCGGCATGTCGTATGGGTCGATCAGTCTGTCCGTCATGATCGCGCGGGCCAGGGCGTACCAGGCCTGGAACTCCTTTACCTGCACGGGCGAGGGGGGGTATCCGGAGGAGCTTTACCCCTACGATGACCACGTGATTACCCAGGTGGCCACCGGTCTGTTTGGCGTGCGGGAAGACACCATCCAGCGGGTGCGCATCGTAGAGTTCAAATACGCCCAGGGGGCAAAGCCGGGGTTGGGGGGCCACCTCCTGGGTGACAAAGTGACGCCTGCCGTGGCCAAGATGCGTGAGGCGGTGCCGGGGAACGCCCTGTTTTCACCCTTCCCATTTCACAGTGTCTATTCCGTGGAAGATCACAAAAAACACGTGGACTGGATTAAACATATCAACCCCAGGGCGTTGGTATCTGTAAAGGTGTCCACTCCTACCGACGTGGACATGGTCGCTGTGGGCAGTTACCATGCCGGCGCCAATATCATTCATCTGGACGGAAGTTATGGGGGGACAGGCGCTGCTCCGGACATTGCTAAGAAGAATATCGCGATGCCGATCGAATACGCGATCGTGAAAGTGCACAACTTCCTCAAGGAGGAAGGGATTCGGGATGAGATGACCTTGATTGTGAGCGGAGGCATTCGTACCGCGTACGATGTGGCGAAGGCCATTGCACTCGGCGCGGATGGCGTGGTGGTGGGGACCTCCGAGCTGGTGGCGGTGGAATGTATTCGCTGTGCGGCCTGCGAAAGCGGCCGGGGCTGTGCCAGAGGAATCGCTACTACCGATCCCGAGCTTTCCAAATTGATCG